The Brassica napus cultivar Da-Ae chromosome C7, Da-Ae, whole genome shotgun sequence genome has a segment encoding these proteins:
- the LOC106442493 gene encoding protein HYPER-SENSITIVITY-RELATED 4-like has protein sequence MSSSDSSSAESRLATAKTVLTTAASVAATAMLAKSLVQDYLPDEVHQYISYGFRIFFGYFSSQMTIIIEEFEGFVHNEVFEAAEAYLATKISPSNKRIKVSKHEKENNYNVTVERDEEVIDTFNGVKFRWVLHCHQVESKNFHNPRDLNSTLKSEVRSFELSFHKKFKNMALESYLPFMVKRATLVKQEKKTLKIFTLDPENMYGTYSDAWTSVILNHPSTFKTLAMDSDAKRNVMEDLDQFVQRREFYKRVGKAWKRGYLLYGPPGTGKSSLIAAMANHLNFDIYDLELSAVNNNSELRRLLIATANRSILVVEDIDCSIELKDRTTDEATRESDDGNDTRYKKVTLSGLLNFIDGLWSSCGDERIIVFTTNYKEKLDAALLRPGRMDMHIHMSYCTPSTFKALVLNYLEISEHKLFRKIEEGIEATQVSPAEIAEQLMRNDIVDKILEGLIEFLKVKKIENEEDEAKKEEQELENKGKTTQNKELEVKKNVEVDDQLIRSE, from the coding sequence ATGAGTTCCTCTGACTCTTCTTCCGCGGAATCTCGTCTAGCCACGGCTAAGACGGTTCTCACAACCGCAGCCTCGGTGGCTGCAACCGCAATGCTAGCTAAATCACTAGTCCAAGATTATTTGCCTGACGAGGTGCACCAATACATCTCCTATGGCTTCCGCATCTTCTTTGGCTACTTCTCATCTCAAATGACAATAATCATCGAAGAGTTCGAAGGGTTTGTCCACAACGAAGTCTTCGAGGCCGCGGAGGCCTATCTAGCCACCAAGATCTCTCCTTCTAACAAAAGAATCAAAGTCAGCAAAcacgaaaaagaaaacaactaCAACGTCACCGTGGAACGTGACGAGGAAGTTATAGATACCTTCAACGGCGTCAAGTTCAGATGGGTCCTCCATTGCCACCAGGTTGAGTCCAAGAACTTCCACAACCCGCGGGATCTAAACTCTACACTCAAATCCGAAGTACGATCATTCGAGCTCAGCTTCCACAAGAAGTTCAAGAACATGGCTCTTGAGTCTTACTTACCATTCATGGTCAAAAGAGCTACGCTGGTGAAGCAAGAGAAGAAAACTCTCAAGATCTTCACTCTTGACCCAGAGAACATGTATGGGACTTACTCAGACGCTTGGACCTCTGTGATTCTTAACCACCCTTCGACGTTCAAAACGCTAGCAATGGATTCAGATGCCAAGAGAAACGTGATGGAAGATCTCGACCAGTTTGTGCAGCGAAGGGAGTTCTATAAGAGAGTTGGTAAAGCTTGGAAGAGAGGTTACTTGTTATACGGTCCACCAGGTACAGGGAAGTCAAGTTTGATAGCAGCAATGGCTAATCATCTCAACTTTGATATATATGACTTAGAGTTGAGTGCAGTGAACAACAACTCTGAGCTCCGGAGATTGCTGATTGCTACTGCTAACCGCTCTATTCTTGTTGTGGAAGATATCGATTGTTCGATCGAGTTGAAAGATAGAACAACTGATGAAGCTACTCGAGAATCAGACGACGGTAATGACACACGTTACAAAAAAGTGACGCTCTCTGGACTGCTAAATTTCATAGATGGTCTTTGGTCAAGTTGTGGCGACGAAAGGATAATAGTATTCACAACGAACTACAAAGAGAAGCTAGATGCAGCGTTGTTGAGGCCAGGACGCATGGACATGCACATTCACATGTCGTATTGCACGCCGAGTACTTTCAAAGCTCTTGTTTTAAACTATTTAGAGATCAGTGAGCATAAGCTTTTCAGGAAGATCGAGGAAGGTATTGAGGCAACACAAGTTAGTCCAGCAGAGATAGCAGAACAACTCATGAGGAATGACATTGTTGATAAGATTCTTGAGGGTTTGATTGAGTTCTTGAAAGTCAAAAAGATcgaaaatgaagaagatgaggctAAGAAGGAAGAGCAAGAATTGGAGAACAAAGGCAAGACCACTCAAAACAAAGAATTGGAGGTCAAGAAAAACGTAGAGGTTGATGACCAGCTTATTAGAAGCGAGTAA
- the LOC106440125 gene encoding thioredoxin domain-containing protein PLP3A, with the protein MDPDAVKSTLSNLAFGNVLAAAARDYKKEVLANEKAQSSNPVNEEVDLDELMDDPELEKLHADRIAALKREVEKREAFKRQGHGEYREVSEGDFLGEVTRSQKVICHFYHKEFYRCKIMDKHLKSLAPRHVDTKFIRVDAENAPFFVTKLAIKTLPCVLLFSKGVAIDRLVGFQDLGTKDDFTTTKLENVLIKKGMLSKKKKEEDDEDAEYQESVRRSVRSSENLDSDSD; encoded by the exons ATGGATCCGGATGCAGTCAAGTCGACACTCTCGAATCTGGCTTTCGGAAATGTATTGGCTGCAGCTGCTAGAGACTACAAAAAG GAAGTTCTTGCAAATGAGAAGGCACAATCATCAAACCCTGTGAATGAGGAGGTTGATCTTGATGAACTTATGGAT GATCCAGAGCTAGAAAAGTTGCACGCTGATAGGATTGCTGCACTCAAG AGAGAGGTTGAGAAGAGAGAAGCGTTCAAAAGACAGGGACACGGTGAATATCGAGAGGTAAGCGAGGGTGATTTCTTGGGAGAAGTCACCAGGAGTCAGAAAGTTATTTGTCATTTCTACCACAAGGAGTTTTACCGCTGCAA GATTATGGACAAGCATCTGAAGTCTCTTGCGCCTAGACATGTGGATACTAAGTTCATTAGAGTGGATGCAGAG AATGCTCCTTTCTTTGTCACCAAGCTAGCAATAAAGACCTTGCCTTGCGTTTTGCTTTTCAG CAAGGGAGTCGCCATAGATAGGCTAGTTGGGTTCCAGGATCTAGGCACAAAGGATGATTTCACCACGACTAAGCTAGAGAATGTTCTGATTAAAAAAG GAATGCttagcaagaagaagaaagaggaagatgatgaagatgctGAATACCAAGAGAGCGTAAGGCGTTCGGTTAGGTCTTCAGAGAATCTGGACTCTGACTCTGACTGA
- the LOC106440122 gene encoding epoxide hydrolase A-like, whose translation MTTSLVREKKIKTNGIWLNVAEKGDEGRPLVLLLHGFPETWFSWRHQIDYLSSHGYHVVAPDLRGYGDSEFLPSHESYTVSHLVADVIGLLDHYGTAQAFVAGHDWGSVIGWSLCLFRPDRVKGFISLSVPYSPRDPNLKPSEFSKTFGDGLYITQFQKPGRAEAAFAKHDCKTVMKKFLLTTRTDFMVAPPGTEIIDDLVIPSEIPEWITEEEIQVYADKFQKSGFTGPLNYYRAMDLNWEILAPWEGSKILVPTKFIAGGRDIGAKETMEYVKGEMFKSIVPNVEVVVIEDGHHFIQQEKAKHVSEEILSFFNKLRTTE comes from the exons ATGACAACAAGCTTagtgagagagaagaagatcaaGACCAACGGGATTTGGTTAAACGTAGCCGAGAAAGGAGACGAAGGAAGACCTTTGGTTCTGTTACTCCATGGCTTCCCCGAGACATGGTTCTCTTGGCGTCACCAGATCGATTACTTGTCTAGCCATGGCTACCACGTGGTCGCTCCAGACCTCAGAGGCTACGGTGACTCCGAGTTTCTTCCGAGCCACGAGTCTTACACTGTGAGCCACCTCGTCGCTGATGTCATCGGTTTGCTTGATCACTACGGCACTGCTCAAGCTTTTGTGGCTGGACATGACTGGGGATCTGTCATAGGTTGGTCTCTATGCTTGTTCAGACCAGACAGAGTCAAAGGTTTCATAAGTCTCTCTGTTCCTTACTCTCCAAGAGATCCAAACCTCAAACCTTCAGAGTTTTCAAAAACCTTTGGAGATGGGTTATACATCACTCAGTTTCAG AAACCTGGAAGAGCTGAAGCTGCATTTGCCAAGCATGATTGCAAGACGGTTATGAAGAAGTTCTTGCTAACAACGAGAACAGATTTCATGGTGGCTCCTCCCGGTACAGAGATCATCGATGATCTCGTGATTCCTTCAGAGATTCCAGAGTGGATAACAGAAGAAGAGATTCAGGTTTATGCAGACAAGTTTCAGAAAAGTGGATTCACTGGTCCGTTGAATTACTACAGAGCCATGGATCT GAACTGGGAGATATTGGCGCCGTGGGAAGGCTCCAAGATCCTTGTTCCGACAAAGTTTATTGCCGGAGGCAGAGATATAGGAGCTAAAGAGACGATGGAGTATGTGAAGGGAGAGATGTTCAAGAGTATTGTACCTAACGTTGAGGTTGTTGTtattgaggatggtcatcatttTATCCAGCAAGAGAAAGCTAAACACGTCTCGGAGGAGATTCTTTCCTTCTTCAACAAGTTACGTACAACAGAGTAA
- the LOC106440123 gene encoding uncharacterized protein LOC106440123 — protein sequence MGFGAIRSILRPLSRTLVSRVAASCSSAPLIPAAKPELCSFLGGSRLPWIPMANHFHSLSLTDTRLPKRRPMAHPKKKRFKLKPPGPYAYVQYTPGEPIASNNPNKGSVKRRNAKKRIGQRRAFILSEKKKRQGLVQEAKRKKRIKEVERKMAKVARERAWEERLAELQRLEEEKKKSMSS from the exons ATGGGTTTCGGTGCGATTAGATCGATTCTCCGTCCGCTATCAAGAACCCTAGTTTCGCGCGTCGCCGCTAGCTGCTCCTCTGCGCCGTTGATCCCGGCTGCGAAACCCGAGTTATGCTCTTTCTTGGGTGGATCGAGGTTGCCGTGGATTCCGATGGCTAATCATTTTCATAGCTTGAGCTTAACTGATACACGGCTCCCGAAGAGACGACCCATGGCTCATCCCAAGAAGAAAAGATTCAAACTTAAACCTCCAG GGCCGTATGCATATGTTCAGTATACTCCTGGGGAGCCAATTGCTTCAAACAATCCCAACAAGGGTAGTGTGAAGAGAAGGAATGCCAAGAAGCGCATAGGGCAGCGCCGCGCTTTCATACTG TCTGAGAAAAAGAAGAGGCAAGGGCTGGTGCAAGAggcgaagaggaagaagagaatcaaggaaGTGGAACGTAAGATGGCTAAAGTCGCAAGGGAGCGAGCTTGGGAGGAAAGGCTGGCTGAGCTTCAGCGacttgaagaagagaagaagaaatcaaTGTCTTCTTAA
- the BNAC07G32010D gene encoding uncharacterized protein BNAC07G32010D: MTKILKKIKGGSFWIDVDEGMAYVTGQGDPNKLLKLMASGRGKDAEMAFVKTGIHHHSNFGNNYQNSYFGQTTPYWPVGMNLSYHPSSSYGYYPSGLPAMQPYQHQYPYQAGCGYSYY; this comes from the exons ATGACGAAAATCCTCAAGAAAATCAAAG GAGGAAGCTTTTGGATAGACGTGGACGAAGGAATGGCATACGTAACGGGTCAAGGAGACCCAAACAAGCTATTGAAATTGATGGCTTCAGGGAGAGGCAAAGACGCTGAAATGGCCTTTGTGAAAACCGGAATACATCATCATTCCAATTTTGGCAATAACTATCAAAACTCTTACTTTGGCCAAACAACGCCTTACTGGCCGGTTGGTATGAATTTGAGCTACCATCCATCTTCGTCTTACGGTTACTACCCTTCAGGGCTGCCAGCGATGCAACCTTACCAGCATCAATACCCTTATCAGGCTGGATGTGGTTATAGTTACTATTAG
- the LOC106444352 gene encoding thioredoxin H1 — protein MAAEEGQVIACHTVEAWNEQLQKGNDSKTLVVVDFTASWCGPCRFIAPFFADLAKKLPNVIFLKVDVDELKSVASDWAIESMPTFMFMKEGKIVDKVIGAQKDELQSTIAKHLA, from the exons ATGGCTGCGGAAGAAGGACAAGTGATCGCGTGTCACACCGTGGAAGCATGGAACGAGCAACTCCAAAAGGGCAATGACTCCAAAACTCTT GTGGTGGTTGATTTCACGGCTTCTTGGTGTGGACCATGTCGTTTCATAGCTCCATTCTTTGCTGATTTAGCTAAGAAACTCCCTAATGTGATTTTTCTCAAGGTCGATGTGGACGAATTGAAG TCAGTGGCAAGTGACTGGGCGATTGAGTCGATGCCAACCTTCATGTTCATGAAAGAAGGGAAGATTGTGGACAAAGTTATTGGCGCCCAAAAAGATGAGCTTCAGTCTACTATTGCCAAACACTTGGCTTAA
- the LOC106440121 gene encoding uncharacterized protein LOC106440121, whose translation MKTTSCLVLTNEMSKHDVVSTRGVSKGRLVIDDSSRCSLAPTDANLPLIDYICSDVKAKMRKRDLAILMLSGFAIFFTLQHEGDFAFKEAWFHLYDDYPVKHESDRLPPPLVADLNGDGKKEVLVATNDAKIQVLEPHSRRVDEGFSEARVLADISLLPDKIRLASGRRAVAMATGVIDRYYKDGTPQKQVLVVVTSGWSVLCFDHNLKKLWETNLQEDFPHNAHHREISISISNYTLKHGDTGLVIVGGRMEMQPYNHMDPFEELGITEQNAEKHRRSATEKQPTEDTGGVNLRHFSVYAFAGRTGVLRWSKKTDDVEAHTSDASQLVPQHNYKLDVHSINSRHPGEFECREFRESILSVMPHHWDRREDTLLKLAHFRRHKRKTLKKQAGKSTTFPFHKPEEHTPAGKDLSRKIPKLIGKAARYAGSAKPKKGMQYIPTITNYTKLWWVPNVVVAHQKEGIEAIHLPTGRTLCKLHLLEGGLHADINGDGVLDHVQAVGGNVGERTVVSGSMEVLKPCWAVATSGVPVREQLFNVSICHHTPFNFMHYGEFSRNFAQARDTSSLEIATPILIPRDDGHKHRRGSHGDVIFLTNRGEVTSYTPDMHGREPLWQWQLQTEATWSNIPSPSGLTESGTVVPTLKPFSLRIHDNQPMILAGGDQAAVIISPGGSVLASIELPSQPTHALITDDFSNDGLTDVIVMTSNGIYGFVQTRQPGALFFSSLVGCILVVMAVIFVTQHLNSVKGKPRPSSSFI comes from the exons ATGAAAACGACAAGCTGTTTAGTTTTGACAAATGAAATGTCTAAACACGACGTCGTTTCTACCCGCGGCGTCTCTAAAGGTCGCCTGGTTATCGACGATTCATCGCGCTGCTCTCTCGCACCTACCGATGCAAATCTGCCATTGATTGATTACATCTGCTCCGACGTCAAAGCGAAGATGAGGAAACGCGATTTGGCAATTTTGATGCTCTCTGGATTTGCAATCTTCTTCACTCTTCAG CACGAGGGGGATTTTGCGTTCAAAGAAGCATGGTTCCATCTGTACGATGATTACCCAGTGAAACACGAATCCGATCGTCTCCCTCCTCCTCTTGTAGCTGACCTCAACGGCGATGGCAAGAAGGAGGTCCTCGTCGCTACAAACGATGCCAAAATTCAG GTCCTGGAGCCTCACTCCAGGCGTGTTGatgaaggcttcagtgaagcacGTGTTCTTGCTGATATCTCCCTTTTGCCTGACAAGATCCGTCTTGCCTCCGGGAGACGCGCTGTGGCCATGGCCACTGGTGTTATTGATAGGTACTATAAAGATGGGACACCGCAGAAGCAGGTTTTGGTCGTTGTTACCTCTGGTTGGTCTGTGCTCTGCTTTGATCACAACCTCAAAAAGCTCTGGGAAACGAATCtccag GAGGATTTTCCACATAATGCACACCATAGAGAGATATCAATTTCGATTAGCAATTATACGTTGAAGCACGGTGATACTGGTTTGGTTATTGTTGGTGGAAGGATGGAGATGCAGCCTTAT AATCATATGGACCCATTTGAGGAACTTGGCATTACAGAACAAAATGCTGAGAAACACAGGAGAAGTGCTACTGAGAAACAG CCCACTGAAGATACGGGAGGTGTAAACTTGCGTCACTTTTCCGTTTATGCATTCGCTGGCCGGACTGGTGTTCTTCGTTGGAGTAAAAAGACTGAT GATGTTGAAGCTCACACCTCAGATGCGTCACAGCTAGTTCCCCAACACAATTACAAGCTCGACGTGCATTCTATAAATAGCCGTCACCCTGGAGAG TTTGAATGCAgggaatttagagaatcaattCTTAGTGTTATGCCTCATCACTGG GACCGACGGGAAGATACATTATTAAAGCTTGCTCATTTCAGGCGACACAAGAGGAAGACATTGAAGAAGCAAGCTGGTAAGTCTACAACTTTTCCGTTTCACAAACCTGAGGAACACACACCAGCTGGGAAAGACTTGTCGAGAAAGATTCCGAAATTGATTGGGAAGGCTGCACGTTATGCTGGCTCGGCAAAACCCAAGAAG GGCATGCAATACATACCGACTATAACTAACTACACTAAGCTTTGGTGGGTTCCTAATGTTGTTGTGGCTCACCAAAAAGAAGGAATTGAAGCTATTCATTTGCCTACTGGTCGAACTCTTTGCAAG CTTCATCTGCTGGAAGGTGGCCTTCACGCCGACATAAACGGAGATGGTGTACTCGATCATGTCCAG GCTGTCGGAGGCAATGTTGGAGAGAGAACTGTAGTTAGCGGATCAATGGAAGTATTGAAGCCTTGCTGGGCAGTGGCAACCTCAGGCGTTCCCGTCCGAGAACAGCTCTTCAACGTCTCGATCTGCCATCACACCCCCTTCAACTTCATGCACTACGGAGAGTTTTCACGAAACTTTGCTCAGGCAAGAGACACATCCTCTTTGGAGATTGCGACTCCCATTCTCATCCCCAGAGATGACGGTCATAAACACCGAAGAGGAAGTCACGGAGATGTAATCTTCTTGACAAATCGTGGAGAG GTGACATCATACACGCCTGATATGCACGGCCGCGAGCCGCTCTGGCAGTGGCAGCTTCAGACAGAAGCCACATGGTCGAATATCCCATCTCCATCTGGTTTAACCGAGTCAGGGACAGTGGTCCCAACCCTGAAACCATTCTCGTTGCGCATTCATGATAACCAGCCTATGATCCTCGCCGGAGGAGATCAAGCGGCAGTCATCATATCTCCAGGAGGAAGCGTATTGGCTTCCATCGAGTTACCGTCACAGCCGACTCATGCTCTCATCACTGATGACTTCTCTAACGACGGATTAACGGATGTAATTGTGATGACATCAAATGGGATATACGGGTTCGTTCAGACCAGACAGCCAGGTGCTCTGTTCTTCAGTTCGTTGGTGGGGTGTATCTTGGTAGTAATGGCAGTTATTTTCGTAACTCAGCACTTAAACTCCGTTAAAGGTAAGCCTCGACCTTCCTCTAgctttatttaa
- the LOC106440118 gene encoding GATA transcription factor 6, whose protein sequence is MESVELSLTNMETAVSADGAQNGDDFSVDDLLDFSSNDDVFFEDGAELETQRHKGVSVSLNDETTLKRSNDFSTPCELAVPTDDLAELEWLSNFVDDSFTPYSAPTKKPVWLTGDRRHPLTPVNAGSCFKAPLPVKIRTKRPRTGVSLWFSRSPSLTNSSSSSATSSSSSGHSSPLWLSASEFLDEKAVKRQKKKKQFSSLEVQSQTRRCSHCGVQKTPQWRAGPLGAKTLCNACGVRFKSGRLLPEYRPACSPTFSTELHSNHHRKVIEMRQKKEMSGDADKPGMNRTVQAVRSF, encoded by the exons ATGGAAAGTGTTGAACTTTCGTTGACGAACATGGAGACGGCCGTCAGCGCTGACGGAGCTCAGAATGGCGACGATTTCTCCGTTGACGACTTGCTTGACTTCTCATCAAACGACGACGTTTTCTTTGAGGATGGCGCTGAACTGGAAACACAACGTCATAAAGGAGTCTCTGTTTCGTTAAATGACGAAACTACCCTTAAACGGAGCAACGACTTCTCTACCCCCTGTGAGCTCGCCGTTCCG ACGGATGATTTGGCGGAACTGGAATGGTTATCCAACTTCGTAGACGACTCCTTCACACCGTACTCAGCTCCCACGAAGAAACCGGTTTGGTTAACCGGAGACAGGAGACACCCTTTAACTCCGGTTAACGCGGGGTCCTGCTTCAAAGCCCCTCTCCCGGTTAAAATCAGAACCAAACGACCAAGAACCGGAGTCAGTTTATGGTTTTCTCGTTCTCCGTCGTTAACCAACTCCTCTTCGAGCTCTgcaacctcctcctcctcttctggTCATTCAAGCCCTCTATGGCTCTCCGCCTCTGAGTTTCTCGACGAGAAAGCGGTTAAgagacaaaagaagaagaaacagttCTCGTCGTTGGAGGTTCAGTCGCAGACGCGGCGTTGTAGCCACTGTGGCGTTCAGAAAACGCCGCAGTGGAGAGCAGGACCCTTGGGAGCGAAGACGCTGTGCAATGCGTGTGGTGTGCGTTTCAAATCGGGTCGGTTATTGCCCGAGTATAGACCCGCTTGTAGCCCAACTTTCTCTACTGAGCTCCACTCGAACCACCACCGTAAAGTCATTGAGATGCGTCAGAAGAAGGAGATGTCCGGCGATGCTGATAAACCCGGTATGAACCGGACGGTTCAGGCTGTGCGGAGCTTTTGA